In Anaerolineales bacterium, one DNA window encodes the following:
- a CDS encoding alpha/beta hydrolase: MAVRIADPAHLGGGHLDPRLRLLLRLAPVSQPAAPGVDEERARERESRSGLRRLFVRRVGMKRIEDRLIPAQGWAIPIRIYTPAESAPMPILIFLHGGGWALGDLEQSDPFCRQLAKRGQCVVISVDYRLAPEHKFPAALEDALAILDWAAEHAPELGGDSARLGVVGGSAGGTLATAACLAARQHDHPAIAFQILFNPVTNLAQMDTESHRQFGMQGYGITTLTLEKRRGQYLNTQEERFDPRVSPLLADDLRGLPPVLILTAEFDPLRDEAEQYAARLEQAGVAAHCVRYQGAIHGFFNFVGFLPQATSALEEAVFFLHSVAISKTSRRFP; this comes from the coding sequence ATGGCAGTTCGGATTGCTGACCCCGCACATCTTGGAGGCGGACACCTTGACCCGCGCCTCCGCCTCCTGCTTCGGCTGGCTCCCGTCTCCCAGCCTGCGGCTCCAGGCGTGGACGAAGAGCGGGCGCGTGAACGAGAATCCCGTTCCGGACTGAGGCGTCTTTTCGTCCGCCGCGTGGGGATGAAGCGCATCGAAGACCGCTTAATCCCCGCTCAGGGCTGGGCGATTCCCATCCGCATTTATACGCCCGCTGAGTCAGCGCCTATGCCAATTCTGATTTTTTTGCACGGCGGCGGCTGGGCGCTCGGTGACTTGGAACAGTCCGACCCGTTCTGCCGCCAGTTGGCAAAGCGCGGACAATGTGTGGTAATTTCTGTAGATTACCGTCTCGCTCCCGAACATAAATTCCCCGCCGCGCTGGAAGATGCTCTCGCTATCCTGGATTGGGCGGCGGAACACGCCCCTGAACTCGGCGGGGACTCTGCCCGTCTCGGCGTAGTGGGCGGCAGCGCTGGCGGCACGTTGGCAACTGCCGCTTGTCTGGCAGCGAGACAGCATGACCATCCCGCGATTGCTTTTCAAATCCTGTTCAACCCCGTGACCAATCTCGCTCAAATGGATACAGAGTCCCACCGCCAATTCGGAATGCAAGGATATGGCATCACCACTCTCACGTTGGAAAAGCGGCGCGGACAATATCTCAACACGCAGGAGGAACGTTTCGATCCGCGCGTCTCGCCCCTGCTGGCGGATGACTTGCGCGGTCTACCGCCTGTCTTGATCCTGACCGCTGAATTTGATCCGTTGCGCGATGAGGCGGAGCAGTATGCCGCAAGGCTGGAACAGGCAGGCGTCGCGGCACATTGCGTGCGTTATCAGGGCGCGATTCACGGATTTTTTAATTTTGTTGGTTTCCTTCCTCAAGCCACATCCGCGCTTGAAGAAGCTGTATTTTTTCTTCATTCAGTTGCCATAAGCAAAACGTCCCGAAGGTTTCCTTGA
- a CDS encoding sulfatase-like hydrolase/transferase, with amino-acid sequence MTAHPNIVIIIADDLRADALENPLVRAPHLTALRKDGVTFTQNYAANPVCAPSRMANFTGLYPQVNGHRSLYQLLRPHEENLFKILKENGYETVMAGKNDLMTTPSLRASFRRRLAGPQSVQIKLMRQRLRPLKLRKKLKMLALAFRLFVVERKPLSGLFGDERLQEFADMLPAAHSPYSRGHHLHHSFYFGKAEPASPAAQMEPLIFESAARWLASVPRQPFCLYIAATLPHTPYQVEEPYFSMYERAAIADPIPARLDDKPHFMRELYSRYDLAQLTPEDLRELRATYYGMVTKLDEQVGRIVAALKAQGLYDDALILFLSDHGDYVGDYGLVEKWPTGFQDDLLRAPLIVKYPADAHAGQRVDGFTQSLDLFPTVLEQAGIQTPYTHFGLSLTSVMEGFTERDAVYAVGGYDPREPQAFEAGIQSDDDPLMGHYFEKLKLQQDDPTTVARAAMLRTREWKLIIRSAGKEELYDLKNDPQELYNRIDDPALPEVRNDLRERLLHWYLRASDNPHWEHERSI; translated from the coding sequence GTGACCGCCCATCCCAATATCGTCATCATTATTGCCGACGACCTGCGCGCGGATGCGCTGGAGAATCCGCTTGTACGCGCGCCGCATCTCACCGCGCTGCGGAAGGACGGCGTGACCTTCACGCAAAACTACGCCGCCAACCCGGTCTGCGCGCCTTCGCGCATGGCAAACTTTACGGGACTGTATCCACAGGTCAACGGGCATCGCTCGCTGTATCAGTTGCTGCGCCCGCACGAAGAAAATCTGTTTAAGATTCTGAAAGAGAACGGCTACGAGACCGTCATGGCGGGCAAGAACGACCTGATGACCACGCCCAGCCTGCGCGCCAGTTTTCGGCGGCGGCTGGCGGGTCCGCAGAGCGTTCAGATAAAATTAATGCGCCAGCGTCTGCGTCCTTTGAAGTTACGTAAAAAATTGAAAATGCTGGCGCTGGCGTTTCGCTTGTTTGTGGTGGAGCGCAAGCCGTTGAGCGGCTTATTCGGCGACGAGCGCTTGCAAGAATTCGCGGATATGCTGCCTGCGGCGCACAGTCCCTATTCGCGTGGACATCACCTGCACCATTCGTTTTACTTCGGAAAGGCGGAACCCGCCTCCCCTGCCGCGCAGATGGAACCGCTGATTTTCGAGTCCGCCGCGCGCTGGCTGGCTTCTGTGCCGCGCCAGCCCTTCTGTCTTTATATTGCCGCCACCTTGCCACACACGCCGTATCAAGTGGAAGAGCCGTACTTCTCGATGTATGAGCGCGCCGCCATCGCTGATCCCATTCCTGCGCGGCTGGACGATAAGCCGCATTTTATGCGCGAACTGTATTCGCGCTACGATCTGGCGCAATTGACTCCTGAAGACTTGCGCGAACTGCGCGCCACCTACTACGGCATGGTCACAAAACTGGACGAGCAGGTGGGGCGTATCGTTGCCGCACTCAAGGCGCAGGGACTGTACGACGATGCGCTCATTCTCTTCCTCAGCGATCACGGCGATTATGTTGGTGATTACGGATTAGTGGAAAAGTGGCCAACGGGCTTTCAGGATGATTTACTGCGCGCGCCGCTGATCGTCAAATATCCCGCCGACGCTCACGCAGGTCAGCGCGTGGACGGTTTCACCCAGTCGCTCGATCTTTTTCCCACCGTGTTGGAGCAGGCGGGTATTCAAACGCCCTACACTCACTTTGGTCTGTCGCTCACTTCCGTGATGGAAGGCTTTACGGAAAGGGATGCGGTCTACGCGGTGGGTGGTTACGATCCGCGCGAACCGCAAGCCTTCGAGGCGGGCATTCAATCTGACGATGACCCGTTGATGGGACATTACTTCGAGAAACTTAAACTTCAGCAGGATGACCCCACCACGGTGGCGCGCGCCGCTATGCTCCGCACCCGCGAGTGGAAACTGATCATCCGCAGCGCTGGAAAGGAAGAACTGTACGACCTGAAAAATGACCCGCAGGAATTGTATAATCGCATTGACGACCCAGCCTTGCCGGAAGTTCGTAACGACTTGCGGGAACGTTTGTTACACTGGTATCTGCGCGCCAGCGATAATCCGCACTGGGAACATGAACGCAGTATTTGA
- a CDS encoding anaerobic sulfatase maturase, with the protein MTAIPLPPAFHVMTKPRGAICNLDCEYCFYLRKEDLYQGSSFRMGDETLESYVRQYIAAQRAPEVNFAWQGGEPTLMGLDFFRKAVAYQRKYARPGMRIENALQTNGTLLDDEWCRFFAENRFLIGISLDGPREAHDLYRKDKGGAPTFDRVLRAVELLKKHKVDFNVLTCVSAANVHQPLEVYRFLRDEIGAQFIQFIPIVERDNGTGFQEGTALTPRSITGKQYGDFLIAIFDEWVRRDVGMVFVQMFDTALGRWLGAPGGLCVFQETCGLALAMEHNGDLYSCDHFVEPRHRLGNLLETPLAEMAGSMQQRKFGLDKKASLPRYCRECPVLFACNGGCPKDRTDLTPDGEAGLNHLCDGFKAFFTHIDQPMRQMAGLLRQRRPAAEIMKIQISKEKP; encoded by the coding sequence ATGACCGCCATCCCCCTCCCTCCCGCTTTTCATGTAATGACCAAGCCGCGCGGCGCGATCTGTAATTTGGATTGCGAATATTGTTTTTATCTCCGCAAGGAAGACCTGTACCAAGGCAGTTCCTTCCGTATGGGGGACGAGACGCTGGAAAGTTACGTTCGCCAGTACATCGCCGCCCAGCGCGCGCCTGAAGTCAACTTTGCCTGGCAGGGCGGCGAGCCGACCCTGATGGGGCTGGATTTCTTCCGCAAAGCCGTGGCGTACCAGCGGAAATACGCCCGTCCCGGCATGAGAATCGAAAACGCCCTGCAAACTAACGGCACGCTTCTGGACGACGAGTGGTGCCGCTTCTTCGCCGAGAATCGCTTCCTAATCGGGATCAGCCTCGACGGTCCGCGTGAAGCGCATGATCTGTATCGCAAGGACAAGGGCGGCGCGCCCACCTTTGACCGCGTCCTGCGCGCTGTTGAACTACTCAAAAAGCATAAGGTGGATTTCAACGTCCTGACCTGCGTCAGCGCCGCCAACGTCCACCAGCCGCTGGAGGTGTACCGTTTCCTGCGCGACGAGATCGGCGCGCAGTTCATCCAGTTCATCCCCATCGTCGAGCGCGATAACGGGACAGGCTTCCAGGAAGGGACGGCGCTCACCCCGCGCTCCATCACGGGAAAACAATACGGCGATTTTCTCATCGCCATTTTCGATGAATGGGTGCGCCGTGATGTGGGCATGGTCTTCGTGCAGATGTTCGACACGGCGCTGGGACGCTGGCTGGGCGCGCCCGGCGGCTTGTGCGTGTTTCAGGAGACCTGCGGGCTGGCGCTGGCGATGGAACACAACGGCGACCTGTATTCCTGCGACCATTTTGTGGAACCGCGTCACCGCCTGGGAAATTTACTCGAAACGCCGCTGGCGGAAATGGCGGGAAGTATGCAGCAGCGAAAATTCGGGCTGGATAAAAAAGCCTCCCTGCCGCGCTATTGCCGCGAATGCCCCGTCCTGTTTGCCTGCAACGGCGGCTGTCCCAAAGATCGCACCGACCTCACGCCCGATGGCGAAGCGGGACTGAACCATCTCTGTGATGGGTTCAAAGCCTTTTTCACCCACATTGACCAGCCCATGCGACAGATGGCGGGCTTGCTCCGCCAGCGCCGTCCCGCGGCTGAAATCATGAAAATTCAAATTTCAAAGGAAAAACCATGA